The following proteins come from a genomic window of Corallococcus sp. NCRR:
- a CDS encoding Rne/Rng family ribonuclease, with amino-acid sequence MSSVLVINAAGRETRVALVEGGHIAEFYLERKKDKGVVGNIYKGRVVRVLPGMQAAFVDIGLEKAAFLYVSDVVYDPDFARAQFELTEGEHEDAPEVPTESEADAVEFAAASVPDATHALPAGTEAPAAVPEPVLAHDGALALDVQAQAAPAVEPSPEASPEAVKPAPESAPAPVEAQAAPEPVAPAVDVIAETPAESALREESPVEVSTAAVAVPLTENGTPPVEAAAPVQETPAESATVAAALESGVAPATEGGAAEPPPHAAALGELIPSPAADARPAEVSGERRTPREAREAREPRNREGREKDKDKDKRRQEQPRREKRDEEKEKPKQRKTDKIEDLLKVGQEVVVQISKDPIGTKGARLTSHISIPGRHLVFMPTVDHVGISRRISNEKERRRLREIVDRLRPPGTGFIVRTVAENVPQEKLESDIRFLIEVWNQVVRRNEKRGGPGLLHPDLDLILRATRDLFAHDVEKLVVDDAEEYERIQGFVTAQDPALRDRVVLHETDEPVFDAYGIEQELQRATQRKVWLKSGGYLIIDQAEALTAIDVNSGRYVGKKSLEETITKINVEAAKEIVYQLRLRNIGGIIICDFIDMEKAQNRDKVFKSLQEALGRDKAKTNVLRISELGLVEMTRKRVRESIGRVLHEDCPYCDGKGFVKTATTVAYEIFREIRREAPGYKDSTLVINCNAEVARLLQGEERNELRHLMDRYNKSIQVKAQQNYHREQYDIYGRSATGPEHKVASSPGSGDGELAMQQRRPESNYGGGRQDQGRRGGGRDRDRERGGGAENRGGGEGRGGGERGGERGGERGGGDRREGRRPERGGDRNRERRGGGEGRGGERGERGGGENRGGERGERAERANGSGGGNNGGNGGGAPPAASGGGSSEPSGGGSEG; translated from the coding sequence ATGAGCAGTGTGCTCGTCATCAATGCCGCGGGTCGGGAGACCCGGGTGGCGCTCGTCGAGGGCGGCCATATCGCGGAGTTCTACCTCGAGCGTAAGAAGGACAAGGGCGTCGTCGGAAACATCTACAAGGGTCGCGTCGTCCGGGTGCTCCCGGGCATGCAGGCGGCCTTCGTGGACATCGGGTTGGAGAAGGCCGCCTTCCTGTACGTCAGCGACGTCGTCTACGACCCGGACTTCGCCCGCGCGCAGTTCGAGTTGACCGAGGGCGAGCACGAGGACGCCCCGGAGGTCCCCACCGAATCCGAGGCCGACGCCGTGGAGTTCGCGGCCGCCAGCGTCCCGGACGCCACGCACGCCCTGCCCGCCGGCACGGAGGCCCCCGCGGCCGTCCCGGAGCCGGTGCTGGCGCACGACGGCGCGCTGGCGCTGGACGTCCAGGCCCAGGCCGCCCCTGCCGTGGAGCCGTCCCCGGAGGCCTCGCCCGAGGCCGTGAAGCCGGCGCCCGAGTCCGCCCCGGCCCCGGTGGAGGCCCAGGCGGCTCCCGAGCCGGTCGCGCCCGCCGTGGACGTCATCGCGGAGACCCCGGCCGAGAGCGCCCTGCGGGAGGAGTCCCCGGTCGAGGTGTCCACCGCCGCGGTGGCGGTGCCGCTGACGGAGAACGGCACGCCTCCGGTGGAGGCCGCCGCGCCAGTGCAGGAGACGCCCGCGGAGAGCGCCACCGTCGCCGCCGCCCTCGAGTCCGGCGTGGCGCCCGCGACGGAGGGCGGCGCCGCCGAGCCGCCGCCGCACGCGGCCGCCCTGGGTGAGCTCATCCCCTCCCCCGCCGCCGACGCCCGTCCCGCCGAGGTCTCCGGCGAGCGCCGCACCCCGCGTGAGGCGCGCGAGGCCCGCGAGCCGCGCAACCGGGAGGGCCGCGAGAAGGACAAGGACAAGGACAAGCGCCGCCAGGAGCAGCCCCGCCGCGAGAAGCGCGACGAGGAGAAGGAGAAGCCCAAGCAGCGCAAGACGGACAAGATTGAAGACCTGCTGAAGGTGGGCCAGGAGGTGGTGGTCCAGATTTCCAAGGACCCCATCGGCACGAAGGGCGCGCGGCTCACCTCGCACATCTCCATCCCCGGCCGGCACCTGGTGTTCATGCCCACGGTGGACCACGTGGGCATCAGCCGCCGCATCTCCAACGAGAAGGAGCGCCGCCGGCTGCGCGAAATCGTGGACCGGCTGCGTCCGCCCGGCACGGGCTTCATCGTGCGCACGGTGGCGGAGAACGTTCCCCAGGAGAAGCTGGAGAGCGACATCCGGTTCCTCATCGAGGTGTGGAACCAGGTGGTGCGCCGCAACGAGAAGCGCGGCGGACCGGGCCTGCTGCACCCGGACCTGGACCTCATCCTGCGCGCCACGCGCGACCTGTTCGCCCACGACGTGGAGAAGCTCGTCGTGGACGACGCGGAGGAGTACGAGCGCATCCAGGGCTTCGTCACCGCGCAGGACCCCGCCCTGCGCGACCGCGTGGTGCTGCACGAGACGGACGAGCCCGTCTTCGACGCCTACGGGATTGAACAGGAGCTGCAGCGCGCCACCCAGCGCAAGGTGTGGCTGAAGAGCGGCGGCTACCTCATCATCGACCAGGCGGAGGCGCTCACCGCCATCGACGTCAACTCGGGCCGCTACGTCGGCAAGAAGAGCCTCGAGGAGACCATCACCAAGATCAACGTCGAGGCGGCCAAGGAGATCGTCTACCAGCTCCGGCTGCGCAACATCGGCGGCATCATCATCTGCGACTTCATCGACATGGAGAAGGCGCAGAACCGCGACAAGGTCTTCAAGTCGCTGCAGGAGGCGCTGGGCCGGGACAAGGCCAAGACGAACGTGCTGCGCATCTCCGAGCTGGGTCTGGTGGAGATGACGCGCAAGCGCGTGCGCGAGTCCATTGGCCGCGTGCTGCACGAGGACTGCCCGTACTGCGACGGCAAGGGCTTCGTGAAGACGGCGACCACGGTCGCGTACGAAATCTTCCGCGAAATCCGCCGCGAGGCGCCGGGCTACAAGGACTCCACGCTCGTCATCAACTGCAACGCGGAGGTCGCGCGGCTGCTGCAGGGCGAGGAGCGCAACGAGCTGCGGCACCTGATGGACCGCTACAACAAGTCCATCCAGGTGAAGGCGCAGCAGAACTACCACCGCGAGCAGTACGACATCTACGGCCGGTCGGCCACGGGCCCCGAGCACAAGGTGGCCTCGTCGCCGGGCTCCGGCGACGGCGAGCTGGCGATGCAGCAGCGCCGCCCGGAGAGCAATTACGGCGGCGGCCGTCAGGACCAGGGACGCCGCGGCGGTGGCCGGGACCGCGACCGTGAGCGCGGCGGCGGCGCTGAGAACCGCGGCGGCGGCGAGGGCCGTGGTGGCGGCGAGCGCGGCGGAGAACGCGGAGGCGAGCGCGGCGGCGGTGACCGTCGCGAGGGCCGCCGTCCCGAGCGCGGCGGTGATCGCAACCGTGAGCGTCGCGGCGGTGGCGAGGGCCGTGGCGGTGAGCGCGGCGAGCGTGGCGGCGGCGAGAACCGTGGCGGTGAGCGCGGCGAGCGGGCCGAGCGCGCAAACGGCTCCGGCGGTGGGAACAACGGCGGCAATGGTGGCGGCGCGCCTCCCGCGGCGTCCGGCGGGGGCTCGTCCGAGCCGTCCGGCGGGGGCAGCGAAGGCTGA